AATATCGTGGCGTTACTGCTCGCCGTACTCGCCACTGACTTTGCCGCGTTTTGGTTTGCAGCTGCAATTGAATTTGAACTTTAAACAAAGCACGTACGGTAGAAAATTCACTTACACATAAGTTCAATCAAATTCTAAGCATAAATTgatgtgtaataaattattttggagATACTTGTTTAGCCATAAAGTGAACATGTGGCTTTCAATTGGCAAACTTAGTAAAATACCTTGCTGAAACTGCTGCGCTGAGTTCATAAGGCTGGTGACAAGAGCATTTATCGCCGGATTTGTCGACCTTGGCTTAGTTACTGTTGTCTTTTGCTGGGTCGTCGTTGTACTCGTATATTGAATGGTCTGGACCTAGAATAAATAAGCATTAATACATATACCGATATTTGTCTCTgagattttatattcaaaatttctttaacATCAATATAAGGATTAAAGAAGTCAAAAATCTTGCTTATCTTACTTGTGAAGTCCCAGCAGAAGACATCAAGGGGTGTTGTATGTGGATAATCGCTGACTGCATTTTCTGTGGGTTGAGCGGTTGCGGAGGATTCGTTAATTGTTGAGCCAACAGCTGATTTGTGGACGCCTGCGTCGAATGAATATCGTGAACCTGATAACAGCGGAACATAAGCAATGGCTTTTGAAGGACAATATCTCCATGAATTACTTTTTAAGACATCTTTAGAAATCGCTACCAATCCCTACTTCTGAACTAAGCCAAGGAtgtgatttaaatgaaatttgattcaaAGATAGTTCGAGACCTgagaaaacaaacaacaacaaattcCATGGATTGCTCTGATTTACCCATTCCCGCGAGCCTCCCCCGGAAGCGGCAACAGAATGGTCACTATTACTACTGCTAAGTGGGCTGTCGGCGTTTATAccgaaaaaaaattagtataataatgaataaatcttaCTTGGGGAGACAACCGTGGCGTAGGTGAAGGTTGTTGTTTAAGCGCCGACTCAACTGCAACACCGGCAACCGCCGGGACGCTGGCCACAGCTGGCACTGTAGTTACATTGCCAACCGTACCCACAACCGTGCCAACATTGGCCACGTTCGGCACGTTACCCACATTAGCCACGTTGGCGACGTTGCCAACCGTACCGACAACCGTGCCAACGTTGGCAACATTGGCGACGTTGCCAACAGTACCCACGACTGTGCCGACCGCGGTCACACTACCAACCGTACCAACGGCGGCAACTTGCTGCAGTTGCGCTTGCTGgaaatattgcatattataagtttggaattaatttttttgctcCAAATGAAATATCACAATAATGCcatgcttattttatttccgttatttattacttctaaatataaaaatcgaactcaaatttaaattaatatgaatcatATATAGTGTTAAATGTAAACTGTATTAACATACAGTATGACCAAAAGAATAATTGtctacagaaaatattttaaaatggacTTCACTTTTGCTTGTTATAAATTCttgagtaaataataattcattacattacatattaaatatgggGTGGTCACTTTTagcgtatattatatataagaatactctttgaaaaactataattgaaatttatgaaaaaaggcgtatatatatatatgaataaattaacatagaaTAGTAAATAAGACCCTCAGAATAGTTACCAATATAGGAAGTTGCCTGGTATTTGGATGAGCAGTGGGCGTGGCTATTGCTGACGtgctgaaattatatttaccataATACTATGtgataactaataaataaaattgctatcAGTAAAATGGTAGGAAGTAACTTTTAACAGAGCTcattattttagaaacaaGATAAAATTACCAAAagcatgtatattatatatgtcttCTGTGCGCATATTTGCCACTTAACATCTCctaaacggctggaccgattttaattaaatttgttgtttCTTCAGGTGAATTTGTGAATGTTTAAGATTTACAATCCGAACGCAAGCGAATCCGCGAGAAGGAGTTAATTAATAAGATGTAATATTCAAGGAAGAAttaagaaatgtatttaaattcttacaCAACAGGCACAGTGGTGGCATGCGTTTGAACAGTAGAACTACTGGCAGCAGCTGATCTCTGCTGCAACAATAAATGCTGCCCTTGTTGCTGCAACAGAATTTaattcacaataattatattaagttattaaattacaaataagttGTCAATTATCTAAATAGACATTGTTActctttataaaatgtacaaagcTACAAACTAGGCAACTTTTGAACATGGCAGTCAAgtaacaacaaaaattaattgaatccTATAAAAGGATACTTGAACGAAAATACAtgcatttgtattaattatttctacattTCAGGTGAATACAACATGCAACAGCCTCACATGCAATGTatacgaatatatttaaagagtaTGCACTAAATGAGTCATTGTTGTTGagcgaaaattattaaaactctaTTTTGCTGGGCAATAATAGTACAACATAAAATTGATGATGTTACACATAGATTTAACAGTGTGTGCCCGGGACTGTTTTCACGCGTGTGTAGATTTacatttctaatatattatttaaaacaaaattttagcATGTATATTGTTGAGAACTAATAACTATATAgcgaataaataatcataaacatTCTACAAGTAGTTTGAACACCTGTAcagttgttgtttttttataatatgtatgcagaatagatatagataaatgGATACAGAATAGATATTTAAGTTTAACTTCAAAACGGTCAAGTAGTTAGAGGTAActactttttttcttaatatatgaaTGCAGTTTTGCTCGCAACTAGAATTAAAGACTTTGGACAGATCTTCAGTTTAATACTTGTACAGATATGAATCTGTTTGATTAGTATGGACTAATTCATCTAAAAACTTCTGTATATGTTGAAGTTCATAGTTAAAAGGACTCCATAAatagtaatagatataaaaaatgaatgttttatataaactttacgAGTGTCAttagttatataaactattattacaacaattttgtatatattcatattatgtaaacatactatttttaaaaaaataatactcacAATTTCTCTCATGCCTCCAGTAAATGACACTCTCGGTAATTGACCAGGTACTATGTGCTTTATCCGAACAGACTTTCGCCCCTCTTCTGTGAATATCTCAGTGAActgttgtatatatttatttgcttgtaGCCGTGAACCTTAAAGtgcattaaatgtaattaataaatcactgcaacattaattactttaaattccctttttaataaaataaataaatgattaacataagtaaataaattattgatgtttataatattaatgttcatACCTAAAGTAAATCGACAAGCAGCGCCGTTACGTTCGCCTTCTACATGGTCTCTATCTACATACAGTTCCCCCAAGAATTCTTGATCCGATGGCCTTTGTAATATACTCAATTTTATATGGAAGAAACCAGCTCCAGCGTGCGGTGAAGTTTTTTCCGTTTCCAAAATATATTCCTCGACTAATTGAGGTTGGCAGTCGGGTGTAGGACGCGGGCGTTCGTAGGCTCGAGCCAGCCGTAATGGTCCACTTGGTTCCGAGGGTAAAGCTAAAGGTAATGGCTCCATTTTCGGTGGTTCAATCGGTTTGAACACCTGtttaacaaaatcaatataaattaagcaCATTCCTTATTACGTACAAGTATTTAtacaagttataaaataagaaatcacCTCTGGTGGTTTTTTCGGATATTTTGACGTAAGTCGTGTATGAGGTACTGACTGTCTACTATTTTTCGCTCTCTGTCGATGTATTAACTCCAATAATTCTAAACCATGATAATGCGTAAACTGGTCTAATTTCCTCTTTCTATTCACAGCCacctgttaaaataaaacatttttgtacaaaaaccAATATTCACAGATAAGCTTTTCTCACTTGGATGGAAAAGAAAAGAAACCTGTGAAAATCGTTTCGCCTGTCGTCTTATCCGAGGTGTGTTAAATAATCGTGGAGCAGCATGTAACCGAGCTGCTAATAATCCCACTGCAGGTCTGGGTTCAAGACACAAAGGTGGGGCAGCCGCATGAACTAATGCTGCCTCAACTGCCTCTAATGCACTGCGCTCCTCCCCTGCCCAACCACAA
The sequence above is a segment of the Zerene cesonia ecotype Mississippi chromosome 17, Zerene_cesonia_1.1, whole genome shotgun sequence genome. Coding sequences within it:
- the LOC119833362 gene encoding transcription factor SPT20 homolog; its protein translation is MHFDSGVSEHKMTWTHEKMHLAESVDDTRMKFQRSASSSTTKTSEKFDLFKKLHELYNDLSRDELSQASYQGLKTTSYLLEKLLATYNLNTLIINLYPGNKGYSLSLKVNGNTQCLQPPDGNGSTSQDETLIETPRWPYEEEELLSYIDNEELPVVLLDLLESEHSCLFYSGCIIAQVRDYRQAYPSFLCDTHHVLLRPTNQSIITDAMCIGSRCGWAGEERSALEAVEAALVHAAAPPLCLEPRPAVGLLAARLHAAPRLFNTPRIRRQAKRFSQVAVNRKRKLDQFTHYHGLELLELIHRQRAKNSRQSVPHTRLTSKYPKKPPEVFKPIEPPKMEPLPLALPSEPSGPLRLARAYERPRPTPDCQPQLVEEYILETEKTSPHAGAGFFHIKLSILQRPSDQEFLGELYVDRDHVEGERNGAACRFTLGSRLQANKYIQQFTEIFTEEGRKSVRIKHIVPGQLPRVSFTGGMREIQQGQHLLLQQRSAAASSSTVQTHATTVPVVTSAIATPTAHPNTRQLPILQAQLQQVAAVGTVGSVTAVGTVVGTVGNVANVANVGTVVGTVGNVANVANVGNVPNVANVGTVVGTVGNVTTVPAVASVPAVAGVAVESALKQQPSPTPRLSPQVHDIHSTQASTNQLLAQQLTNPPQPLNPQKMQSAIIHIQHPLMSSAGTSQVQTIQYTSTTTTQQKTTVTKPRSTNPAINALVTSLMNSAQQFQQAANQNAAKSVASTASSNATILNLLNSAPAAMTHVTSSADNSLEHKLLTRTVSIAGARLIAATTASHTLPTYTQQVMSGYTRDGESTNVSSSESALLERLMGGEETATAQAHQPQAQPQPQPQQQT